From the Gasterosteus aculeatus chromosome 13, fGasAcu3.hap1.1, whole genome shotgun sequence genome, one window contains:
- the cmya5 gene encoding cardiomyopathy-associated protein 5 gives MEECESPDSEVTELREFMSQDDEDEVEELQNSLREVVQDQSVKPKFQCLMADASFSMVTVQSEDSGIVWETASSRCSTPWASETSSISEAYSMDGAAGKITVVFDEEKIVRRRTSSGRSSRLGDRLSRPGSSRSASVLGVERPEMAEISLPNVKPDKTETEAGLEEIKNKDQQLFSLISEGYEILNIRVPSKLPTVDEEESTEFQDNLSYLDQTPKIKSASRRDWSLEPNPALSKEGELLDDQETSKRDSPQPSADTELRDTPAQKGSTGDIDYFEKFTLVDVVVPGEQAPELQEDAEQPQAKPKDEEQKPAKEADTNSPSASENSFVFVTDVDIAGEHLDEVFYGAGAPADASQQQDEDEAESGTRRRRPSHRSLMENGSVLFGAEDTVLTPIFISAGPPKIIDQILLDEPTAMSFMYSDLYEDAVGERRKSDEERSEAESMASEKTYKRRLSDSDEADGYLEKFILKDETSTVEVQPESVEEKREGRMMWSQSKFDTAGCLTRVMTEDDEDPGPKDVSVGDGRDDLQSAALKGRREMITETKNKMKEIQVSIVTEGTAVGEASRDSIEASTLREDQMEDQGVKREVKVEALESSIDNPLNETQKVDGEDEKTEEGAEHQIEVPAETTSVVEPEPPRNAQVVLNAAGETAVAAPASSEAPHITEVSRSKEAATADKEKDFTEAAAEASAGVKRMETSAETSVCEKNEAAEVVPGDVLLFEVIAECDSAVQASVEVIEKTVDETEIQTEVLIDLQEALSAETTDVHPAEEEEKPGVLAEGAAEEAKSPEFITEGDQETEMKAEIEVTEPAMLDEVKKDSFKLQISNSESMQHQQEEPVTETEDKTPTEDTGNVTQEKVHVDDDLVLLVPRGQAVEMDIEIGQLSQKTPSGPEALHEPDAGGRLTAPETPTTCHETPQAPTEQARPRLEVTPDEVLKEDTLSRHQVEADADALKARSDFEEVEGDFLTLRSVTPQEDVSGSHSEDVKSAEADAEQKAEIHNEGDAPETSIVTPHSSTEIDVHREDVEPKMERDQAATEATDDWLEYEIISKQDAEGMPEPDTQRNVEEPTVESGQERDERMEIEEEEDKVLDVEFIEADYEIIDAEEESQARLAAELQQMDRFCITCGCLLSEDDCVSGEHQRHEVAALDQAYEEIKEKLSDWISELQGRSENIEDLVSELELAYNSVEDQCVESEAAMQAQNEEMKALVMEQYNDMSVSMEEEKKAKLEQLYDQIVALQESIDAAKATLETTAREAETDARSPEDINARIKATLDSAMSLELGPKGLLVFEDYARGNGSSSHLAQRKGIPVPQRPTLQPQETGLATSTSVTVYWKVNPGDIIDCFQVYCIEHPRGAVSEEYRVTVKESYCALEELEPDKTYKVWVMAVNYAGCSLPSERLSFRTAPSVPVIETERCTVMWDSATLRWSSANQTPEQSYTLEYCRQYELEGEGLRSISGIKSCEQRVLLQPNESYLFSIRAVNECGASEQSEAALISTKGTRFHLLEASAHPALELSADRTTVRHDAPPADKQCPSILGELLPAQGRYYWETVVSGCAAYRLGVAHDAADRSSPLGENHLSWCLQCVPTPSGCRYQLLHNDVLSSMFVIEEPERVGALLDYQRGRLSFYNARSGQLLGTFRQHFTGPCHPALALEAPGSLEVNMVPEVPGFTDDR, from the exons ATGGAGGAGTGTGAGAGCCCGGATTCCGAGGTGACGGAGCTTCGGGAGTTTATGAGCCAGGACGATGAAGACGAGGTGGAGGAACTGCAAAACAG TCTGCGAGAGGTTGTCCAAGACCAGTCTGTGAAGCCAAAGTTCCAGTGCCTGATGGCGGATGCGTCGTTCTCCATGGTAACGGTTCAGAGCGAGGACAGTGGTATTGTTTGGGAGACGGCCTCCAGCCGCTGCTCCACCCCTTGGGCCTCTGAAACCAGCTCCATCTCTGAAGCCTACAGCATGGACGGAGCCGCAGGAAAGATCACCGTCGTCTTTGATGAGGAAAAAATAGTCCGCCGGAGGACGAGTTCTGGAAGGAGcagccggctcggggacaggctGAGCAGACCTGGTAGCTCAAGATCAGCTTCAGTCCTGGGAGTGGAGAGGCCGGAGATGGCGGAGATTTCTCTTCCCAACGTCAAACCGGATAAAACCGAAACGGAGGCCGGCttagaggaaatcaaaaacaaagatcAGCAGCTCTTTAGTTTGATTTCAGAAGGCTATGAGATTCTCAACATCAGGGTCCCCTCCAAACTCCCCACTGTGGATGAGGAAGAGAGCACAGAGTTTCAGGACAATTTATCTTATTTGGACcagactccgaagatcaagtCCGCAAGCAGAAGAGATTGGAGTCTGGAACCGAATCCTGCACTGTCAAAGGAGGGGGAATTACTGGATGACCAAGAG ACCTCAAAGCGAGACTCTCCTCAGCCTTCAGCGGACACAGAGCTCAGAGACACTCCCGCTCAGAAAGGGAGCACCGGCGACATAGATTACTTTGAGAAGTTCACCTTGGTCGATGTGGTAGTTCCTGGAGAACAAGCTCCAGAGTTGCAGGAGGACGCAGAACAGCCACAGGCGAAGCCCAAAGACGAGGAGCAAAAGCCGGCTAAGGAGGCTGACACAAACAGCCCCTCTGCATCAGAAAactcctttgtttttgttacgGACGTGGATATAGCGGGGGAACACCTCGACGAGGTCTTCTATGGAGCAGGAGCTCCCGCCGATGCATCGCAGCAGCAAGACGAGGATGAGGCAGAGAGCGGGACGAGAAGGAGACGGCCGAGCCACAGATCTCTAATGGAGAATGGGTCAGTGTTGTTCGGGGCTGAAGACACTGTTCTCACGCCAATTTTTATCTCCGCTGGACCCCCCAAAATCATCGACCAGATCCTGCTGGATGAGCCCACTGCCATGTCCTTCATGTACTCAGACCTTTACGAGGATGCTGTcggcgagaggaggaagagtgacGAGGAACGCTCCGAGGCAGAGAGCATGGCGTCTGAGAAAACGTATAAGAGACGTTTGTCCGATTCCGATGAGGCAGACGGTTACCTggagaagtttattttgaaggatGAAACCTCCACAGTGGAGGTTCAACCAGAGTCAGTggaagagaagagggaggggaggatgaTGTGGTCCCAGAGTAAGTTTGACACGGCAGGATGTCTGACGAGGGTAATGACAGAAGATGACGAGGATCCAGGGCCAAAAGATGTCAGTGTTGGAGATGGGAGGGACGATTTGCAATCAGCCGCTttgaaaggaaggagagaaatgATTACAGAGACAAAAAATAAGATGAAAGAAATACAAGTGTCCATTGTGACTGAAGGGACGGCTGTCGGAGAGGCCTCACGTGATTCCATCGAGGCATCCACACTGAGAGAGGATCAGATGGAGGATCAGGGGGTGAAACGCGAGGTAAAGGTCGAGGCCCTCGAGAGCAGCATTGATAATCCACTGAATGAAACTCAGAAGGTAGACGGTGAAGATGAGAAAACGGAGGAGGGTGCGGAGCATCAGATAGAAGTGCCGGCAGAAACAACCAGTGTTGTTGAACCTGAGCCGCCGCGTAACGCTCAGGTGGTTTTAAATGCCGCGGGAGAGACAGCTGTTGCGGCACCTGCAAGCAGTGAGGCGCCTCACATCACCGAGGTCAGTCGGTCTAAGGAGGCCGCTACGGCTGATAAGGAGAAAGACTTCACCGAGGCCGCAGCAGAGGCCTCAGCTGGAGTGAAACGAATGGAGACATCTGCTGAAACCTCTGTGTGCGAGAAAAACGAAGCAGCAGAAGTCGTTCCTGGGGATGTTCTGTTGTTCGAGGTCATCGCAGAGTGTGATTCTGCAGTACAGGCTTCAGTGGAGGTGATTGAAAAAACAGTGGATGAAACGGAAATCCAAACGGAAGTTCTGATCGATCTCCAGGAGGCATTAAGTGCCGAGACAACAGATGTTCACCCagccgaagaagaagaaaaacctgGTGTTTTagcagaaggagctgcagaggaggccAAGTCGCCTGAATTCATTACTGAAGGTGATCAGGAGACAGAAATGAAAGCAGAGATTGAAGTGACCGAACCTGCGATGTTGgatgaagtaaaaaaagattCATTTAAATTGCAGATTTCAAATAGTGAATCCATGCAGCATCAACAGGAGGAGCCAGTAACCGAGACAGAAGACAAAACACCCACCGAGGACACTGGGAATGTTACTCAGGAAAAGGTACACGTGGATGATGACTTAGTCCTCCTCGTCCCCAGAGGACAAGCAGTAGAGATGGACATAGAGATCGGTCAGTTATCACAGAAGACTCCTAGTGGTCCAGAAGCTCTCCATGAACCTGACGCAGGCGGACGACTCACAGCGCCCGAAACCCCGACAACGTGCCACGAGACTCCTCAGGCCCCGACTGAACAGGCACGGCCTCGGCTGGAAGTAACACCGGACGAAGTTCTAAAGGAAGACACACTGTCAAGACACCAGGTGGAGGCCGACGCAGATGCGCTGAAGGCGAGGAGCGACTTCGAGGAAGTCGAGGGCGACTTTCTCACTCTGAGGAGCGTTACTCCGCAGGAGGATGTGTCCGGGAGCCACAGCGAGGACGTCAAGTCAGCAGAAGCAGATGCAGAACAAAAGGCAGAGATTCACAACGAGGGCGACGCCCCAGAAACCAGCATTGTTACACCGCATTCGAGTACAGAGATTGATGTGCACAGAGAGGACGTGGAGCCGAAGATGGAGCGCGACCAGGCAGCCACAGAGGCGACTGATGACTGGCTTGAATACGAGATTATATCCAAACAAGATGCCGAAGGAATGCCGGAACCGGACACACAGAGAAATGTAGAGGAACCCACCGTGGAGTCCGGCCaggagagagatgagaggatGGAgattgaggaagaggaggacaaggtCCTTGATGTTGAGTTCATAGAGGCGGACTATGAGATAATCGATGCAGAGGAAGAGAGCCAGGCCCGACTGGCTGCTGAGCTGCAGCAGATGGACAGGTTCTGTATCACCTGTGGATGTCTGCTGTCAGAGGACGACTGTGTCTCTGGAGAGCATCAACGCCACGAGGTTGCTGCTTTGGACCAAGCCTATGAGGAGATAAAG GAGAAGCTGAGCGACTGGATCTCAGAGCTTCAGGGGAGGTCAGAGAACATCGAGGACCTGGTGTCTGAACTCGAATTGGCCTACAACTCTGTAGAG GACCAGTGTGTGGAGAGCGAGGCGGCCATGCAGGCCCAGAATGAGGAGATGAAGGCTCTGGTGATGGAGCAGTACAACGACATGTCTGTCAGcatggaagaggagaagaaggccaAACTGGAGCAGCTGTACGACCAGATTGTCGCCTTGCAGGAGAGCATCGACGCCGCCAAGGCCACTCTGGAGACCACGGCCCGAGAGGCCGAGACCGACGCGCGG TCACCTGAAGACATCAATGCAAG GATCAAGGCTACTCTGGACTCGGCCATGTCACTGGAGCTGGGGCCGAAGGGACTACTGGTGTTCGAGGACTATGCCAGGGGCAACGGTTCCAGCTCTCACCTCGCACAGCGCAAGGGAATCCCAG TGCCTCAGAGGCCTACGCTGCAGCCTCAGGAGACTGGCTTAGCCACTAGCACCAGTGTCACGGTTTACTGGAAGGTCAACCCTGGAGATATCATAGACTGCTTCCAGGTCTACTGCATCGAGCATCCACGGGGAG CTGTGTCAGAGGAGTACCGCGTGACAGTGAAGGAGAGCTACTGTGCCCTGGAAGAGCTGGAGCCTGACAAGACCTACAAGGTGTGGGTGATGGCTGTCAACTACGCCGGGTGCTCCCTGCCCAGCGAGAGACTCTCCTTCAGAACTG CTCCTTCAGTGCCGGTGATTGAAACGGAGCGGTGCACCGTCATGTGGGACTCAGCTACATTGCGGTGGAGCTCAGCAAATCAGACCCCTGAGCAGAGCTACACCCTGGAGTACTGTCGCCAGTACGAACTAGAGGGAGAGGGACTCAG GTCCATCTCAGGAATcaaaagctgcgagcagcgggTCCTCCTGCAGCCCAATGAAAGCTACCTGTTCTCCATCAGAGCTGTGAATGAGTGTGGAGCCAGCGAACAGAGCGAGGCCGCCCTCATTTCCACCAAAG GAACACGATTCCACCTGCTGGAAGCCTCAGCTCACCCCGCTCTGGAGCTGTCGGCGGACCGGACCACCGTGCGCCACGACGCACCGCCGGCAGACAAACA GTGCCCGTCCATCCTGGGCGAGTTGTTGCCGGCACAGGGACGTTACTACTGGGAGACCGTGGTGTCCGGATGCGCCGCCTACAGGCTCGGAGTGGCGCACGACGCGGCCGACAGAAGCAGCCCACTGGGAGAGAACCACCTGTCGTGGTGCCTGCAGTGCGTTCCCACCCCATCAGG CTGCAGGTATCAGCTGCTCCACAATGACGTCCTGTCCAGTATGTTTGTGATCGAGGAGCCCGAGCGAGTCGGCGCTCTCCTGGATTACCAGCGGGGCCGTTTGTCTTTCTACAATGCCCGAAGCGGTCAGCTGTTGGGCACTTTCCGCCAGCACTTCACCGGGCCGTGCCACCCGGCACTGGCCCTGGAGGCGCCAGGGAGCCTGGAGGTCAACATGGTGCCGGAGGTGCCGGGGTTCACCGATGACAGatag
- the tent2 gene encoding poly(A) RNA polymerase GLD2: MFPRAAVPRRRYDHRHDSYPPQTPVPRGYDYSHQRLAGVSNFHAPELERFPTYKWEPSPPAPVPPHTPTMTNERKRRNAEYSPHVVKRQRLEPPLFRGPPPRRPDQVLAGSSRSAVAGFDSFYPSPRAHIQPQVTALPISPNILKACVKDKLSDQMVEVFEACQQRASDLARKETCRARLQEDIQRVYAVARLYLTGSSMNGLGCRSSDADLCLVLKGNKRQDPIHVLLVLQKLFKSLSYVEKTQLIRAKVPILKFREKGSDLEFDLNINNTVGIRNTFLLRSYAYADLRIRPMILVVKKWARHGQINDASKGTLSSYTLVLMVLHYLQTVKEPVLPCLQRDYPECFNPHMDIDMVPEGPKRIPPFISRNQSSLGELLLGFLKYYATDFRWERHVISIREAIAFPKNKSQAWRNKYICVEEPFEGNNVARAVHEKMKFEAIKAEFAESCRILWDRKDLNSILPVRTIINKELSRR, from the exons ATGTTTCCCCGCGCCGCCGTACCGAGACGGCGGTACGACCACCGTCACGACTCGTACCCGCCGCAGACCCCGGTGCCCCGGGGCTACGACTACAGCCACCAAAGGCTGGCAGGCGTCAGCAA CTTCCATGCCCCGGAACTAGAGAGGTTTCCTACCTATAAATGGGAGCCCAGCCCACCAGCTCCAGTTCCTCCTCACACACCAACCATGACCAATGAGCGCAA GAGGCGGAATGCTGAATACAGCCCCCACGTTGTGAAGCGCCAACGCCTTGAACCTCCTTTATTTCGAGGCCCTCCACCTCGTCGTCCAGACCAAGTGCTGGCAGGGTCATCAAGATCAGCCGTAGCTGGTTTTGATAGCTTTTATCCCAGCCCACGCGCCCACATCCAGCCCCAGGTCACTGCTCTGCCAATAAGCCCCAACATCTTGAAAGCATGCGTTAAGGACAAG TTAAGTGATCAGATGGTGGAGGTGTTTGAGGCGTGCCAACAGCGAGCTTCCGATTTGGCCCGAAAGGAGACGTGCCGAGCCCGGCTTCAGGAAGACATACAGAGAGTCTATGCAG TGGCACGGCTTTACTTGACTGGATCTTCTATGAATGGATTGGGCTGCCggagcagtgatgctgatcTGTGTCTGGTCCTCAAAGGGAAT aaAAGACAGGATCCTATACATGTACTCTTGGTCCTCCAAAAGCTCTTCAAGTCGCTGT CATATGTAGAGAAGACTCAGCTGATCAGAGCCAAAGTGCCCATCCTCAAGTTCAGAGAGAAAGGCAG TGATCTGGAGTTTGATCTGAATATCAACAACACAGTAGGCATCAGGAACACATTCCTTCTGAGGAGTTACGCCTATG cTGATCTCAGAATAAGACCCATGATCCTTGTTGTCAAGAAATGGGCACGGCACGGTCAGATCAACGACGCCAGCAAAGGAACGTTGAGCAGCTACACACTTGTGCTGATGGTGCTGCACTATCTCCAGA CTGTCAAGGAACCTGTCCTTCCCTGTCTGCAGAGGGACTACCCT GAGTGTTTTAATCCCCACATGGACATTGACATGGTTCCAGAGGGACCCAAACGCATCCCCCCCTTCATCTCACGAAACCAATCCTCTCTGGGAGAGCTGCTTCTAGGCTTTCTCAAATACTATGCTACAGACTTCAG GTGGGAGAGGCATGTCATCTCCATTCGAGAGGCCATAGCTTTCCCCAAGAACAAATCTCAAGCGTGgagaaacaaatacatatgTGTGGAAG AGCCATTTGAAGGAAACAACGTTGCCAGGGCAGTCCACGAGAAGATGAAGTTTGAGGCCATTAAAGCGGAGTTTGCCGAG TCATGTCGGATACTCTGGGACAGGAAGGACCTGAACTCGATCCTCCCGGTCCGAACCATCATTAATAAGGAGTTATCCAGGCGATGA
- the homer1b gene encoding homer protein homolog 1b isoform X2, whose product MSTITMGEQPIYSTRAHVFQIDPNTKKNWLPTSKHAVTVSYFYDSTRNVYRIISLDGTKAIINSTISPNMTFTKTSQKFGQWADSRANTVYGLGFSTEHHLAKFAEKFAEYKEAARLAKEKSQEKMEMATSPSQESPGGELSSPLTPVTPPMESINGSDDMCDTTPNSDTRPEPSQNALAFAHSPAMTKHWEAELEALKGNNAKLTAALLESTANVKQWKQQLAAYQEEAERLHKRVTELECQSNQMPVIKSQKTELNQTIEELENTLRDKEEEMEKLKEELENMNDLMEQKDTLTQKLEETELRGRVLEEQLMGAEQRLEDNQEEQENFRKSLRTLLELLDGKIFELTELRDTLARLIEEAS is encoded by the exons ATGTCCACCATAACAATGGG GGAGCAGCCCATCTACAGCACGAGGGCCCACGTCTTCCAGATCGACCCCAACACCAAGAAGAACTGGCTGCCCACCAGCAAGCACGCTGTCACCGTCTCCTACTTCTACGACAGCACGCGCAATGTCTACCGCATCATCAGCCTGGATGGTACCAAG GCAATAATCAACAGCACCATCAGTCCCAACATGACGTTCACAAAGACCTCACAGAAGTTTGGCCAGTGGGCGGACAGTCGAGCGAACACTGTCTACGGCCTGGGATTCTCTACTGAGCATCATCTAGCCAAG TTTGCAGAGAAGTTCGCAGAGTATAAAGAAGCAGCACGGCTCGCTAAAGAGAAGAGTCAAGAAAAAATGGAGATGGCCACGTCCCCTTCGCAG GAGTCTCCAGGAGGCGAGCTCTcgtcacctttgacccctgtgACTCCGCCCATGGAAAGCATCAACGGCTCGGATGACATGTGTGACACGACACCAAACTCCGACACCCGCCCAGAGCCGTCTCAGAACGCACTGGCCTTTGCTCACAG CCCCGCCATGACAAAACACTGGGAGGCCGAGCTGGAGGCCCTAAAGGGGAACAATGCCAAGCTAACTGCGGCTCTGCTGGAGTCCACAGCCAACGTCAAACAGTGGAAACAACAACTGGCGGCCTACcaggaagaggcagagagactaCACAAACGG GTGACGGAGCTTGAGTGTCAGAGCAACCAAATGCCAGTGATCAAATCCCAGAAGACTGAACTCAACCAAACCATAGAGGAACTAGAGAATACACTAAGGGATAAAGAAGAG GAAATGGAAAAATTAAAAGAGGAATTGGAAAACATGAATGACCTGATGGAgcagaaagacacactcacCCAGAAACTTGAG GAGACAGAGCTACGCGGGCGGGTGCTAGAGGAGCAACTGATGGGTGCCGAGCAGCGGTTGGAGGAtaaccaggaggagcaggagaattTCAGGAAGAGCCTGCGGacgctgctggagctgctggacggAAAGATCTTTGAGCTGACGGAGCTCAGAGACACCTTGGCTCGCCTGATCGAGGAGGCCAGCTAG
- the homer1b gene encoding homer protein homolog 1b isoform X1, translating into MEDGELVIRLPGRSGSPGGNRSCAAGGGLGETLVLRHKEVHHFFFLPFREQPIYSTRAHVFQIDPNTKKNWLPTSKHAVTVSYFYDSTRNVYRIISLDGTKAIINSTISPNMTFTKTSQKFGQWADSRANTVYGLGFSTEHHLAKFAEKFAEYKEAARLAKEKSQEKMEMATSPSQESPGGELSSPLTPVTPPMESINGSDDMCDTTPNSDTRPEPSQNALAFAHSPAMTKHWEAELEALKGNNAKLTAALLESTANVKQWKQQLAAYQEEAERLHKRVTELECQSNQMPVIKSQKTELNQTIEELENTLRDKEEEMEKLKEELENMNDLMEQKDTLTQKLEETELRGRVLEEQLMGAEQRLEDNQEEQENFRKSLRTLLELLDGKIFELTELRDTLARLIEEAS; encoded by the exons ATGGAGGATGGCGAGTTGGTGATTCGGTTGCCAGGGCGATCTGGCTCCCCGGGAGGCAATAGGAGTTGCGCCGCTGGCGGTGGGCTCGGCGAGACGTTGGTGCTGCGGCACAAAGAGGTTCAccacttcttcttcctccccttcagGGAGCAGCCCATCTACAGCACGAGGGCCCACGTCTTCCAGATCGACCCCAACACCAAGAAGAACTGGCTGCCCACCAGCAAGCACGCTGTCACCGTCTCCTACTTCTACGACAGCACGCGCAATGTCTACCGCATCATCAGCCTGGATGGTACCAAG GCAATAATCAACAGCACCATCAGTCCCAACATGACGTTCACAAAGACCTCACAGAAGTTTGGCCAGTGGGCGGACAGTCGAGCGAACACTGTCTACGGCCTGGGATTCTCTACTGAGCATCATCTAGCCAAG TTTGCAGAGAAGTTCGCAGAGTATAAAGAAGCAGCACGGCTCGCTAAAGAGAAGAGTCAAGAAAAAATGGAGATGGCCACGTCCCCTTCGCAG GAGTCTCCAGGAGGCGAGCTCTcgtcacctttgacccctgtgACTCCGCCCATGGAAAGCATCAACGGCTCGGATGACATGTGTGACACGACACCAAACTCCGACACCCGCCCAGAGCCGTCTCAGAACGCACTGGCCTTTGCTCACAG CCCCGCCATGACAAAACACTGGGAGGCCGAGCTGGAGGCCCTAAAGGGGAACAATGCCAAGCTAACTGCGGCTCTGCTGGAGTCCACAGCCAACGTCAAACAGTGGAAACAACAACTGGCGGCCTACcaggaagaggcagagagactaCACAAACGG GTGACGGAGCTTGAGTGTCAGAGCAACCAAATGCCAGTGATCAAATCCCAGAAGACTGAACTCAACCAAACCATAGAGGAACTAGAGAATACACTAAGGGATAAAGAAGAG GAAATGGAAAAATTAAAAGAGGAATTGGAAAACATGAATGACCTGATGGAgcagaaagacacactcacCCAGAAACTTGAG GAGACAGAGCTACGCGGGCGGGTGCTAGAGGAGCAACTGATGGGTGCCGAGCAGCGGTTGGAGGAtaaccaggaggagcaggagaattTCAGGAAGAGCCTGCGGacgctgctggagctgctggacggAAAGATCTTTGAGCTGACGGAGCTCAGAGACACCTTGGCTCGCCTGATCGAGGAGGCCAGCTAG